One part of the Gemmatimonadaceae bacterium genome encodes these proteins:
- a CDS encoding cytochrome c/FTR1 family iron permease — MANIVSVAVEEYGKGVDSRGQLTAASEYQEAVGFLDDAKQIADRLTGEHATAARALLDSIIAAARVRQPPRVLGALEHRFALALGSEGQLELPTAPVDLADGKRIYDNTCAQCHGISGHGDGPQAKLLNPKPVPIGDPKVVASVTPAIMFRIASVGVSGTPMVGFAGTLTPQQRWNVMSYVVSLRATAAQVAEGEGLYMQGCAQCHGVTGAGDGSYAHALSKLPTEIGTLAWQVTRTDDSLARVVRGGMSATAMPGAPGLTDAQVRSVVAYLRTLPAKNAPAATVAATSDSGAAGAARTVSALLEQSLASAQLGRKNEAGDRAFDAYLAFEPLEGPARAKNPGLVARMEKLFGDFKGAVNANDVEGATHARDVIEANLPAIVELTRPAGSAVEAFWQSFLIILREGFEAILVIGAVVAFLLKTGHRERLRSIWTGVALGLGASAVTAVALRTILRAVPASSEILEGVTLLVAVVVLFSVSYWLISRVEAAKWQQFIREKVTDALQHGGGRALAFVAFLAVYREGAETALFYQALFSEGPHLAVPLSLGIVAGFVALAVIFTLFYRYGVRIPLRPFFSVTSVLLYYMAFVFTGKGIRELQEGNAISMSVIPGFPHVEALGLYPTWETVLAQLLLLALFVFALAKTFWPKRSVTLPTVPPSAAGSDVAVAFAELRAEQDALRARLQALEDVVADETTPAPED; from the coding sequence ATGGCCAACATCGTCAGCGTTGCGGTGGAGGAATACGGCAAGGGAGTGGACAGCCGCGGTCAACTGACCGCCGCGTCGGAATATCAGGAGGCCGTCGGCTTCCTGGACGACGCCAAGCAGATCGCCGACCGGCTGACCGGCGAACACGCCACGGCGGCGCGCGCGTTGCTCGACTCGATCATCGCCGCGGCGCGGGTCCGCCAGCCGCCGCGCGTACTCGGCGCGCTGGAGCATCGCTTTGCGCTGGCGCTGGGCAGCGAGGGACAGCTCGAGTTGCCCACGGCGCCGGTCGATCTCGCTGACGGGAAACGGATCTACGACAACACGTGCGCGCAATGCCACGGCATCAGCGGGCACGGGGACGGGCCGCAGGCGAAGCTGCTGAATCCCAAGCCGGTGCCGATCGGCGATCCGAAGGTCGTGGCCAGCGTCACGCCGGCGATCATGTTCCGCATCGCGTCGGTGGGCGTGTCGGGCACGCCGATGGTGGGCTTCGCGGGAACGCTCACGCCGCAGCAGCGGTGGAACGTGATGTCGTACGTCGTCTCGCTACGCGCCACGGCGGCTCAGGTGGCCGAGGGCGAGGGGCTGTACATGCAGGGGTGCGCGCAGTGCCACGGCGTGACGGGCGCTGGCGACGGCTCGTACGCGCACGCGCTGTCCAAGCTGCCGACCGAGATCGGGACGCTGGCCTGGCAGGTGACGCGCACCGACGACAGTCTGGCGCGCGTGGTGCGGGGCGGGATGAGCGCCACGGCCATGCCCGGCGCGCCGGGTCTCACCGATGCGCAGGTGCGGAGCGTGGTCGCGTATCTGCGCACGCTGCCGGCCAAGAACGCGCCGGCGGCCACCGTCGCGGCGACGTCGGACAGCGGCGCCGCGGGCGCAGCGCGCACCGTCAGCGCGTTGCTCGAGCAGTCGCTGGCGTCGGCGCAGTTGGGGCGGAAGAACGAGGCCGGGGACCGCGCGTTCGACGCCTATCTCGCGTTCGAGCCACTCGAGGGTCCGGCGCGGGCCAAGAACCCCGGGCTCGTGGCCCGGATGGAGAAGCTGTTCGGCGACTTCAAGGGCGCGGTGAACGCCAACGACGTGGAGGGGGCCACGCACGCGCGGGACGTGATCGAGGCCAACCTGCCAGCGATCGTGGAGCTCACGCGTCCTGCGGGGAGCGCCGTGGAGGCGTTCTGGCAGTCGTTCCTGATCATTCTCCGCGAGGGGTTCGAAGCCATCCTCGTGATCGGCGCCGTGGTGGCGTTCCTGCTCAAAACCGGGCACCGCGAGCGCCTGCGCTCCATCTGGACGGGCGTGGCGCTGGGGCTCGGCGCGAGCGCCGTGACCGCCGTCGCGCTGCGCACCATCCTCCGCGCCGTGCCGGCGAGCAGCGAGATCCTCGAAGGGGTCACGCTGCTGGTGGCCGTGGTCGTGCTGTTCTCGGTGAGCTATTGGCTGATCTCGCGTGTCGAGGCGGCCAAGTGGCAGCAATTCATTCGCGAGAAGGTGACCGACGCGCTGCAGCACGGCGGCGGACGGGCATTGGCGTTCGTGGCGTTCCTGGCCGTGTACCGCGAGGGCGCCGAGACGGCGCTGTTCTATCAGGCGTTGTTCAGCGAGGGGCCGCATCTGGCGGTCCCGCTGTCGCTGGGCATCGTGGCCGGATTCGTGGCGCTGGCGGTGATCTTCACGCTGTTCTACCGCTACGGCGTGCGGATTCCGCTGCGGCCGTTCTTCAGCGTGACGAGCGTGCTGCTGTACTACATGGCGTTCGTCTTCACGGGCAAGGGAATCCGGGAGCTGCAGGAAGGCAACGCGATCTCGATGAGCGTGATCCCCGGCTTCCCGCACGTCGAGGCGCTGGGGCTGTACCCCACGTGGGAGACGGTGCTTGCCCAACTCCTGCTGCTGGCGCTGTTCGTGTTCGCGCTCGCCAAGACGTTCTGGCCCAAGCGGTCGGTGACGCTGCCCACGGTGCCCCCGTCGGCCGCGGGCTCCGACGTGGCCGTGGCGTTCGCCGAGCTGCGTGCCGAGCAGGACGCGCTGCGGGCGCGGTTGCAGGCGCTGGAGGACGTGGTGGCCGACGAGACGACGCCGGCGCCGGAAGACTGA
- a CDS encoding HAD family hydrolase, whose product MKLILFDIDGTLLNSDGAGRRAIQRALVESFGTAGPEHHWFDGKTDPQIVFELMHLAGVETATISARLDTVFARYVALLHDELATPGHGARAYPGVPALLDALEARPEVTLGLLTGNVEPGARAKLQAAGIAPERFRVGAFGSDHAVRAELPAIARTRARELLGREMPGHDMTVIGDTPADLTCGRGVGARAMGVATGRYSVSELSAYDAAAVFADFRDTAAVLDAILAA is encoded by the coding sequence ATGAAGCTGATCCTGTTCGATATCGACGGCACGCTGCTCAACAGCGACGGCGCCGGACGCCGGGCCATCCAGCGGGCGCTCGTGGAATCGTTCGGCACCGCCGGCCCCGAGCACCACTGGTTCGACGGCAAGACCGATCCGCAGATCGTGTTCGAGTTGATGCACCTTGCCGGCGTGGAGACGGCGACGATCTCGGCGCGCCTCGACACCGTGTTCGCCCGGTACGTCGCGCTGCTCCACGACGAGCTGGCCACGCCCGGACATGGCGCGCGCGCCTACCCCGGCGTGCCCGCGCTGCTCGACGCGCTCGAGGCGCGGCCCGAGGTCACGCTCGGGCTGCTCACCGGCAACGTGGAGCCCGGGGCGCGCGCCAAGCTGCAGGCGGCGGGCATCGCGCCCGAGCGGTTCCGCGTCGGGGCGTTCGGATCGGACCACGCCGTGCGCGCCGAACTCCCGGCAATCGCCCGGACGCGGGCGCGCGAACTCCTGGGGCGCGAGATGCCGGGGCACGACATGACCGTCATCGGCGACACGCCGGCCGACCTCACCTGCGGGCGCGGAGTGGGCGCGCGCGCCATGGGCGTGGCCACCGGACGGTATTCGGTGAGCGAGCTCAGCGCGTACGATGCCGCCGCCGTATTCGCCGATTTTCGCGACACGGCCGCCGTGCTCGACGCAATCCTGGCGGCGTGA
- a CDS encoding EamA family transporter: MPSPTSASLPLPGDPAPSRAAVAVTDLLLILMAVIWGVNFSVVKYGTDVLSPLAFNGARVVMSAVALAALAFVPRHVPLPWRDVVALLALGVIGNGVYQLLFIEGVARTRAGDAALVVAASPALIAIISRLRRVERVHARGVAGIALSVIGIGFVVYSGTQVVAKGASVTGDLLVLAGSVSWALYTVLLTPYTRRIDGVTLSAYTMIGGALLLGVIAAPAMLRTSWTTVHGGAWAAILYSGLGSLVIAYLFWYRGVRIIGPTRTAMYSNLQPLVALVVAWAMLGETPTFWQGVGAVSIMSGLLLTRA; the protein is encoded by the coding sequence ATGCCCTCCCCCACCTCCGCCTCGCTGCCCCTCCCGGGCGACCCCGCGCCAAGCCGCGCCGCCGTCGCCGTCACCGATCTGCTGCTGATCCTCATGGCGGTGATCTGGGGCGTGAATTTCAGCGTCGTGAAATACGGCACCGACGTGCTGTCGCCGCTCGCGTTCAACGGCGCGCGCGTGGTGATGTCCGCCGTCGCGCTGGCCGCGCTGGCCTTCGTGCCGCGGCACGTGCCCCTGCCGTGGCGCGACGTCGTCGCCCTGCTGGCGCTCGGCGTCATCGGCAACGGCGTCTATCAACTGCTGTTCATCGAGGGCGTGGCGCGGACGCGCGCCGGCGACGCCGCGCTCGTCGTGGCGGCGTCGCCCGCGCTGATCGCGATCATCAGCCGCCTACGCCGCGTGGAGCGCGTCCACGCCCGGGGCGTGGCGGGCATCGCGCTGTCGGTGATCGGCATCGGGTTCGTGGTGTACAGCGGCACGCAGGTGGTGGCCAAGGGCGCCTCGGTGACCGGCGACCTGCTGGTGCTCGCCGGCTCCGTGAGCTGGGCGCTCTATACCGTCCTGCTCACGCCGTACACGCGCCGCATCGACGGCGTCACGCTCTCCGCCTACACCATGATCGGCGGGGCGCTCCTGCTGGGCGTGATCGCCGCCCCGGCGATGCTCCGCACCTCGTGGACCACCGTGCACGGTGGCGCGTGGGCCGCCATCCTGTACAGCGGGCTGGGCTCCCTCGTGATCGCCTACCTGTTCTGGTACCGCGGCGTGCGCATCATCGGTCCCACGCGCACCGCGATGTACTCCAACCTGCAGCCGCTCGTGGCGCTCGTCGTCGCCTGGGCCATGCTCGGCGAGACCCCCACGTTCTGGCAGGGTGTGGGCGCGGTGAGCATCATGTCCGGACTCCTGCTCACCCGCGCATGA